The following proteins are encoded in a genomic region of Triticum dicoccoides isolate Atlit2015 ecotype Zavitan chromosome 1B, WEW_v2.0, whole genome shotgun sequence:
- the LOC119311170 gene encoding uncharacterized protein LOC119311170: MAFLGGSLGVARSIGSRKMMEGKSDGGSGSWQQAPAPVRQLFWRLRRTMLRPKPRAMSCGYDLKSYSQNFDDSLVPAHRL, from the coding sequence ATGGCGTTTCTGGGAGGATCCTTGGGCGTGGCAAGGAGTATCGGCAGCCGGAAGATGATGGAGGGGAAGAGCGATGGCGGGTCGGGGTCGTGGCAGCAGGCGCCGGCGCCCGTGAGGCAGCTGTTCTGGAGGTTGAGGCGCACCATGCTGAGGCCGAAGCCCCGCGCCATGAGTTGCGGATACGACCTCAAGAGCTACTCCCAAAACTTCGATGACAGCCTCGTCCCTGCCCACCGCCTCTAG